A window from Ramlibacter pinisoli encodes these proteins:
- the arsC gene encoding arsenate reductase (glutaredoxin) (This arsenate reductase requires both glutathione and glutaredoxin to convert arsenate to arsenite, after which the efflux transporter formed by ArsA and ArsB can extrude the arsenite from the cell, providing resistance.), which yields MAQVTIFHNPACGTSRNTLALIRHAGIEPTVVEYLKTPPSREELRQLLAEMGIPVRDLLREKGTPYAELGLADPKWTDEQLLEVIGQHPILMNRPVVRTPLGTRLCRPSEAVLELLPVGPLAPFTKEDGEVVRDPGQRRG from the coding sequence ATGGCCCAAGTCACCATCTTCCACAACCCGGCCTGCGGGACCAGCCGCAACACCCTGGCCCTGATCCGGCACGCCGGCATCGAGCCGACGGTCGTCGAGTACCTGAAGACGCCGCCGTCGCGCGAGGAGCTGCGCCAGCTGCTCGCCGAGATGGGCATTCCCGTGCGGGACCTGCTGCGCGAGAAGGGCACGCCGTACGCCGAGCTCGGCCTGGCCGACCCGAAGTGGACCGATGAGCAACTGCTCGAGGTCATCGGCCAGCATCCCATCCTGATGAACCGCCCGGTGGTGCGCACGCCGCTGGGCACCCGGCTGTGCCGCCCGTCCGAGGCGGTGCTGGAACTGCTGCCCGTCGGCCCGCTCGCGCCCTTCACCAAGGAGGACGGGGAAGTGGTCCGCGACCCGGGCCAGCG
- a CDS encoding ATP-binding protein, which translates to MTAGYSIRARLLLGAALVLVAFIAGAGLAVQRAHADSVRAAHFSRLQGTVYLLLARAELDEQGALVMPPTLAEPRLALPQSGLYASIDNVARKEQWRSASSLGVDPPFQREGVQPGQWRIGAVQAGGKAYHAVSYGVNWAADDRESPLVLSVVEDSASFDREVAVFARTMWIWLGGAAALLLLAQLLLLGWGLAPLRRVAVEVRRIEHGEQARIEGRYPDEIVALTDNLNTLIQQERVRQGRYKEALSFLAHSLKTPLAVLRNALAEPAGLPAAVQQQVQRMDDIVQHQLGRAAAGGATRFAPPVLVAPVLERIAGALRKVYAERGLALTVDCPPDLGWRIDEGDLFEVAGNVMDNAAKWARTRVAATAALADGRLRLVVDDDGPGFSDTQSILQLHVRLDERVPGHGVGLAVVNDLVASHRGELALGRAGLGGARVEITLPPP; encoded by the coding sequence ATGACGGCCGGGTATTCGATCCGCGCCCGCCTGCTCCTGGGCGCCGCGCTGGTCCTGGTCGCCTTCATCGCGGGGGCCGGCCTGGCCGTGCAGCGCGCCCATGCCGACAGTGTGCGGGCGGCGCATTTCAGCCGGCTGCAGGGCACCGTGTACCTGCTGCTGGCCCGGGCGGAACTGGACGAGCAGGGCGCGCTGGTGATGCCGCCCACGCTGGCCGAACCGCGCCTGGCGCTGCCGCAATCGGGCCTGTACGCCAGCATCGACAACGTGGCCCGCAAGGAGCAGTGGCGCTCGGCCTCCAGCCTGGGCGTCGACCCGCCGTTCCAGCGCGAGGGCGTGCAGCCGGGGCAATGGCGCATCGGGGCCGTGCAGGCCGGCGGCAAGGCCTACCACGCCGTCAGCTACGGCGTGAACTGGGCCGCCGACGACCGCGAGTCGCCGCTGGTGCTGTCGGTGGTGGAGGACAGCGCGTCCTTCGACCGCGAGGTCGCCGTGTTCGCGCGCACGATGTGGATCTGGCTCGGGGGGGCGGCGGCGCTGCTGCTGCTGGCGCAGCTGCTGCTGCTCGGATGGGGGCTCGCGCCGCTGCGCCGCGTGGCCGTGGAGGTGCGCCGCATCGAGCACGGCGAGCAGGCCCGCATCGAGGGACGCTACCCGGACGAGATCGTCGCCCTGACCGACAACCTGAACACGCTGATCCAGCAGGAACGCGTGCGCCAGGGCCGCTACAAGGAGGCGCTGAGTTTCCTGGCCCACAGCCTCAAGACGCCGCTGGCCGTGCTGCGCAATGCGCTCGCCGAACCCGCCGGCCTGCCGGCCGCGGTGCAGCAGCAGGTCCAGCGCATGGACGACATCGTGCAGCACCAGCTGGGCCGCGCGGCTGCCGGCGGCGCCACCCGGTTCGCGCCGCCGGTGCTGGTGGCCCCGGTGCTGGAACGCATCGCCGGCGCCCTGCGCAAGGTCTACGCGGAGCGGGGGCTCGCCCTCACGGTCGATTGCCCGCCCGACCTGGGCTGGCGCATCGACGAGGGCGACCTGTTCGAGGTGGCCGGCAACGTGATGGACAACGCCGCCAAGTGGGCGCGGACGCGCGTGGCCGCCACGGCAGCGCTGGCGGATGGCCGGCTGCGGCTGGTGGTCGACGACGACGGCCCCGGGTTCAGCGACACGCAATCCATCCTGCAGCTGCACGTGCGGCTGGACGAACGCGTGCCCGGCCACGGCGTGGGCCTGGCGGTGGTCAACGACCTGGTGGCCAGCCACCGCGGCGAGTTGGCGCTGGGCCGCGCCGGCTTGGGCGGCGCCCGGGTGGAGATCACGCTGCCGCCGCCCTGA
- a CDS encoding response regulator transcription factor, which produces MRVLLIEDEAPLRLGLARQLEAEGYRVDQAADGEEGLFLATEYPFDLAIIDLGLPKLNGLAIVQRLRARGSAMPILVLTARGTWQDKVAGLEAGADDYLVKPFEYPELAARVKALLRRSLKAVTGPLALGPISIDLAAQAVRLRDQPLELTAFEYRLLEFLVRERGRVVPKQELADYLYPHGEDRDSNVVDVLLGRLRRKLDPDGTLAPIETVRGRGYRFTLG; this is translated from the coding sequence ATGCGCGTCTTGCTGATCGAGGACGAAGCACCCTTGCGACTGGGCCTGGCCCGGCAACTCGAGGCCGAGGGCTACCGGGTCGACCAGGCGGCCGACGGCGAGGAGGGCCTGTTCCTGGCCACCGAGTACCCGTTCGACCTGGCGATCATCGACCTCGGCCTGCCCAAGCTCAATGGGCTGGCCATCGTGCAGCGCCTGCGCGCCCGGGGCAGCGCCATGCCCATCCTGGTCCTCACCGCACGCGGCACCTGGCAGGACAAGGTGGCGGGCCTGGAGGCCGGCGCCGACGACTACCTGGTCAAGCCGTTCGAATACCCGGAGCTGGCGGCGCGGGTGAAGGCGCTGCTGCGCCGTTCGCTCAAGGCCGTGACCGGCCCGCTGGCGCTGGGGCCGATCAGCATCGACCTGGCGGCGCAGGCGGTGCGCCTGCGCGACCAGCCGCTGGAGCTGACGGCCTTCGAGTACCGGCTGCTGGAGTTCCTGGTGCGCGAACGCGGGCGCGTGGTGCCCAAGCAGGAACTGGCCGACTACCTCTACCCGCACGGCGAGGACCGGGACAGCAACGTGGTCGACGTGCTGCTCGGCCGGCTGCGCCGCAAGCTCGATCCGGACGGCACGCTGGCGCCGATCGAGACGGTGCGCGGGCGCGGCTACCGCTTCACCCTCGGATGA
- a CDS encoding PepSY domain-containing protein encodes MRTFHRLICTALLAGALLPAWAQVSRDQAAAQVQQQTGGRVLSVDLADAGGRQVWRVKVVTPRGDVRVVLVDAGTSRRP; translated from the coding sequence GTGCGCACCTTCCATCGCCTGATCTGCACTGCCCTGCTGGCCGGAGCGCTGCTGCCTGCCTGGGCCCAGGTGTCCCGCGACCAGGCGGCCGCGCAGGTGCAGCAGCAGACCGGCGGCCGCGTCCTGTCGGTCGACCTGGCCGATGCCGGCGGCCGGCAGGTCTGGCGGGTCAAGGTGGTGACGCCGCGCGGCGATGTCCGGGTCGTGCTGGTCGACGCCGGCACCAGCCGCCGGCCCTGA
- a CDS encoding multicopper oxidase family protein yields the protein MFLTKSASASVLREAERARNNRLEIIQALSHGQVSRRDLIKWGIFTSGGFLAAKHGLSPFVRNSWGAIPTGVPASPLFGALPFTFPMLRFDVLPRLPVSALSPAPTKEANTTQQPVPAILGGGTGPIEGRPPGPIWAHQGWERFPPKVAIEVTQAPCRIGAKGSYRPEVSSPSLNCDFDDVNAECRPYFNTAFPNQDGNRFWTFNGTVPPKLVQGRYGEPILFRHHNGLSADRRDNAGFGLHTISTHEHNGHHGAENDGFTGAYFFPGQFYDYHWPIVLAGFSTINTGATDPKAGSPNDSGGVDLIPGDWHETMSTHWFHDHMFSFTSQNVYKGVAAMFNIYSALDRGNEAINDGVNLRLPSGSAKSWGNLDYDVNIMLADKAWNADGQMQFDIFDLDGFLGDQMTVNLAWKPFFNVEPRKYRFRILNASVSRFFKLALSDGSPMIQIANDGNLLPGPVVLTELDEIGIAERYDIVIDFSRYALGSTVHLVNLAEHQDGRRVAKDLRLSEALSGNSPDPCVGRFLEFRIKVPLAGPDRSQVPNVMIPNPDLSKIPVSRERVFEFGRGANKNTNDPISSAFGPWGVKVDGQDMLAADFGRISAAPKFGTREVWTLRNGGGGWDHPIHIHFEEGQVLDRDGSASKVPAWERGRKDVYRLRPGGSIKITMQFRDWGGMFMEHCHNTVHEDNAMLLRWEIHDAGAPFLKALPTPIPTPQGVTFRDPTQVLRNA from the coding sequence ATGTTCCTCACCAAGTCCGCTTCGGCATCGGTGCTGCGGGAAGCCGAAAGGGCAAGAAACAACCGGCTCGAGATCATCCAGGCGCTGTCGCACGGACAGGTGTCGCGGCGCGACTTGATCAAATGGGGAATCTTCACATCCGGCGGGTTCCTGGCGGCCAAGCACGGGCTCAGTCCGTTCGTGCGCAACTCCTGGGGAGCGATCCCGACCGGCGTGCCGGCCAGCCCGCTGTTCGGCGCGCTGCCCTTCACGTTCCCCATGCTGCGCTTCGATGTGCTGCCACGCCTGCCGGTGTCGGCCCTGAGCCCGGCCCCGACCAAGGAGGCCAACACCACGCAGCAACCCGTGCCGGCCATCCTGGGTGGCGGCACGGGACCGATCGAAGGGCGTCCGCCGGGGCCGATCTGGGCGCACCAGGGCTGGGAACGGTTCCCACCCAAGGTCGCGATCGAGGTCACGCAGGCCCCCTGCCGGATCGGCGCGAAGGGCAGCTACCGGCCCGAGGTGTCGTCGCCGTCGCTCAACTGCGACTTCGACGACGTGAACGCCGAGTGCCGGCCATATTTCAATACCGCCTTCCCCAACCAGGACGGGAACCGGTTCTGGACCTTCAACGGCACCGTGCCGCCCAAGCTCGTCCAGGGCCGCTACGGCGAACCCATCCTGTTCCGCCACCACAACGGGCTGAGTGCCGACCGCAGGGACAACGCCGGTTTCGGCCTGCACACGATCTCGACCCATGAGCACAACGGCCACCATGGGGCGGAGAACGATGGCTTCACGGGCGCCTACTTCTTCCCGGGCCAGTTCTACGACTACCACTGGCCGATCGTGCTGGCCGGCTTCAGCACGATCAACACGGGCGCCACCGACCCCAAGGCGGGCAGCCCGAACGACAGCGGTGGCGTCGACCTCATTCCCGGCGACTGGCACGAGACGATGAGCACGCACTGGTTCCACGACCACATGTTCAGCTTCACCTCGCAGAACGTGTACAAGGGCGTGGCCGCGATGTTCAACATCTACAGCGCCCTGGACCGCGGCAACGAGGCCATCAACGACGGCGTCAACCTGCGCCTGCCCAGCGGGTCGGCCAAGAGTTGGGGCAACCTGGATTACGACGTCAACATCATGCTGGCCGACAAGGCCTGGAACGCCGACGGCCAGATGCAGTTCGACATCTTCGACCTCGACGGCTTCCTGGGCGACCAGATGACCGTGAACCTGGCCTGGAAGCCGTTCTTCAACGTGGAGCCGCGCAAGTACCGCTTCCGGATCCTCAATGCCTCGGTCTCGCGGTTCTTCAAGCTGGCGCTGAGCGACGGCTCGCCGATGATCCAGATCGCCAACGACGGCAACCTGCTGCCCGGCCCGGTGGTGCTGACGGAACTCGACGAGATCGGCATCGCCGAGCGCTACGACATCGTGATCGACTTCTCGCGCTATGCCCTCGGCAGCACCGTCCACCTGGTCAACCTGGCCGAACACCAGGACGGCCGGCGGGTGGCCAAGGACCTGCGGTTGTCCGAGGCCCTCTCGGGCAATTCGCCGGACCCGTGCGTCGGCAGGTTCCTGGAGTTCCGCATCAAGGTGCCCCTGGCCGGCCCGGACCGCAGCCAGGTGCCGAACGTGATGATCCCGAACCCGGACCTGTCGAAGATCCCGGTGTCGCGGGAGCGGGTGTTCGAGTTCGGGCGCGGCGCGAACAAGAACACCAACGATCCGATCTCCTCGGCCTTCGGGCCCTGGGGCGTGAAGGTCGATGGCCAGGACATGCTGGCCGCCGACTTCGGCCGGATCTCCGCGGCGCCCAAGTTCGGGACGCGGGAGGTCTGGACCCTGCGCAACGGCGGCGGCGGCTGGGACCACCCCATCCACATCCACTTCGAGGAAGGCCAGGTCCTGGACCGCGACGGCAGCGCCAGCAAGGTCCCGGCCTGGGAACGGGGACGCAAGGATGTGTACCGGCTGCGCCCCGGTGGCAGCATCAAGATCACCATGCAGTTCCGTGACTGGGGCGGCATGTTCATGGAGCACTGCCACAACACGGTGCACGAGGACAATGCCATGCTGCTGCGCTGGGAGATCCACGATGCGGGCGCGCCCTTCCTGAAGGCGTTGCCGACGCCGATCCCGACGCCACAGGGCGTGACGTTCAGGGACCCGACCCAGGTCCTGCGGAACGCGTAG
- a CDS encoding SCO family protein: MTSTLWKAAGLVLLAAAAGLWVGVRGPGAGPAPAAAATPYGPDYFPNVALTTQDGKTVRFYDDLLKGKAVAINLFYTSCQDVCPLETANLVQVQKLLGERMGKDIFFYSIAIDPWDTPKENKAYAQKFGVGPGWLFLSGKEADIQLLARKLGLSRASDAVSKDGHSASLMVGDVANGMWMRNSATDNPLFLSTTIGNFLGWKSAKPDASYAEARPLNIGKGEFLFQSRCSACHTIGGGDRVGPDLLGVTERRDHAWLARFVLEPEKVLAEGDPIATDLFRKYKQVRMPNVELGSDDVVAVLSYIQARSRSPEAGTGKDAVAGNAAARGR; this comes from the coding sequence ATGACCAGCACGCTGTGGAAAGCGGCGGGGCTCGTGCTGCTGGCCGCCGCGGCCGGCCTGTGGGTCGGCGTGCGGGGGCCGGGAGCGGGACCGGCGCCGGCAGCCGCCGCGACGCCGTACGGACCGGACTACTTCCCCAACGTCGCGCTGACCACGCAGGACGGCAAGACGGTGCGCTTCTACGACGACCTGCTCAAGGGCAAGGCGGTCGCGATCAACCTGTTCTACACCAGCTGCCAGGACGTCTGCCCGCTGGAGACCGCCAACCTGGTGCAGGTGCAGAAACTGCTGGGCGAGCGGATGGGCAAGGACATCTTCTTCTATTCGATCGCCATCGACCCCTGGGACACGCCCAAGGAGAACAAGGCCTACGCGCAGAAGTTCGGCGTGGGACCGGGCTGGCTGTTCCTGTCCGGCAAGGAAGCCGACATCCAGCTGCTCGCCCGCAAGCTGGGCCTGTCGCGGGCCAGCGACGCGGTCAGCAAGGATGGCCACAGCGCCAGCCTGATGGTGGGTGACGTGGCCAACGGGATGTGGATGCGCAACTCCGCCACCGACAACCCACTGTTCCTGTCCACGACCATCGGCAACTTCCTGGGCTGGAAGAGCGCCAAGCCGGACGCCAGCTATGCGGAGGCGCGCCCGCTGAACATCGGCAAGGGGGAGTTCCTGTTCCAGAGCCGCTGCAGCGCCTGCCACACCATCGGTGGCGGCGACCGGGTGGGGCCCGACCTGCTGGGCGTGACCGAACGCCGCGACCACGCCTGGCTTGCCCGCTTCGTGCTCGAGCCCGAGAAAGTGCTGGCGGAAGGCGACCCGATCGCGACCGACCTGTTCAGGAAGTACAAGCAGGTCCGCATGCCCAACGTCGAACTGGGCAGCGACGACGTCGTCGCGGTGCTGTCGTACATCCAGGCACGCTCGCGGTCTCCGGAAGCGGGGACCGGGAAGGATGCGGTAGCGGGCAATGCGGCGGCGCGCGGCCGCTGA
- a CDS encoding phosphotransferase family protein: MDPVATRIDADALTGILQRAGILHAGRVREVGVLEARDTVLSSIVRLRVGYDGEADGAPASLVLKTQLPERLQAGWDGGRQEVAFYREVAPATPPGLLPRCFDAAGEGDGQPWHLLLEDLTDTHAIATTWPLPPTEGQCQRIVRTLARFHAAWWDHARLGVSAGRWATPADLEGMLSSFEERFASFLERTGDLVTPERRRLYERLIDAGPRLHARYATHRHMTIVHGDAHVWNCFLPAGEGGGRLFDWDAWRVDTGADDLAYMIAMHWYPERRRLLEHRLLDAYHDTLLAHGVAGYGRSALDDDYRLSVLWLILRPVWQAGFDVPPRIWWNNYERILLAVDDLGCRELLG; the protein is encoded by the coding sequence ATGGACCCGGTTGCGACCCGCATCGACGCCGACGCGCTGACCGGCATCCTGCAGCGCGCCGGCATCCTGCACGCCGGCCGCGTGCGCGAGGTCGGCGTGCTGGAAGCCAGGGACACCGTGCTGTCCTCGATCGTGCGGCTGCGCGTCGGCTACGACGGCGAAGCCGACGGCGCGCCGGCGTCCCTGGTTCTCAAGACGCAGCTTCCCGAGCGGCTGCAGGCGGGCTGGGATGGCGGCCGGCAGGAGGTCGCGTTCTACCGGGAGGTGGCGCCCGCCACGCCGCCGGGGCTGCTGCCGCGCTGCTTCGATGCGGCGGGCGAGGGCGACGGACAACCCTGGCATCTCCTGCTGGAAGACCTCACGGATACCCACGCCATCGCCACGACCTGGCCCTTGCCGCCCACCGAAGGCCAGTGCCAGCGCATCGTCCGGACGCTGGCCCGGTTCCACGCGGCCTGGTGGGACCATGCGCGCCTCGGCGTGTCGGCCGGGCGCTGGGCGACACCTGCAGACCTCGAAGGCATGCTGTCGTCCTTCGAGGAGCGGTTCGCGTCCTTCCTGGAACGCACCGGCGACCTGGTGACGCCCGAGCGCCGCAGGCTCTACGAGAGGCTGATCGACGCCGGCCCGCGCCTGCACGCGCGCTATGCCACGCACCGGCACATGACCATCGTCCACGGCGACGCCCATGTCTGGAACTGCTTCCTGCCGGCGGGCGAGGGCGGGGGCCGGTTGTTCGACTGGGACGCCTGGCGCGTCGACACCGGAGCCGACGACCTGGCCTACATGATCGCGATGCACTGGTATCCGGAGCGCCGCCGCCTGCTGGAGCATCGCCTTCTGGATGCGTACCACGACACCCTGCTGGCGCACGGCGTGGCCGGCTACGGCCGCAGCGCCCTGGACGACGACTACCGCCTGTCGGTCCTCTGGCTCATCCTGCGGCCCGTCTGGCAGGCCGGCTTCGACGTGCCGCCGCGCATCTGGTGGAACAACTACGAACGCATCCTGCTGGCCGTGGACGACCTCGGTTGCCGAGAGCTGCTGGGGTGA
- a CDS encoding DMT family transporter: protein MAAPLSQPHSVFARPAVVVSLATLCCLLWGSAYPAIKGGYALLQIAPDDLGGKMLFAGWRFLLAGLVLLALAWATGRRLGVRSGRDVGALFALGATQTALQYVFFYIGLSHTTGVKSSILNATGTFFSVLLAHFIYRHERITHRKALGCLVGFAGVLVVNVSPQLARFDVTLLGEGFVVIAAFVLAAASIYGKRLSQRFDAVAMTGAQLAIGGAILLLVGWAAGGSLAHWSWDAAALMAYMVLLSAVAFSLWTILLKHNPVSLVAVFNFLVPVFGAVLSAIFLGESVLEWKNLLALVLVCAGIAMVTRAVGAAARPATVTAPSRAADHP, encoded by the coding sequence ATGGCCGCACCGCTTTCCCAGCCCCACTCCGTCTTCGCCCGGCCCGCCGTGGTGGTCTCGCTGGCCACCCTGTGCTGCCTGCTCTGGGGGAGTGCGTACCCGGCGATCAAGGGCGGCTATGCGCTGCTGCAGATCGCCCCGGACGACCTGGGCGGCAAGATGCTGTTCGCCGGCTGGCGCTTCCTGTTGGCCGGCCTCGTGTTGCTGGCGCTGGCGTGGGCGACCGGGCGGCGGCTGGGCGTGCGTTCCGGGCGCGACGTGGGCGCCTTGTTCGCGCTCGGCGCGACCCAGACGGCCTTGCAGTACGTCTTCTTCTACATCGGGCTGTCCCACACCACGGGCGTGAAGAGCTCGATCCTGAACGCGACCGGCACCTTCTTCAGCGTGCTGCTGGCGCACTTCATCTACCGCCATGAGCGGATCACCCACCGCAAGGCGCTGGGCTGCCTGGTGGGCTTCGCCGGGGTGCTGGTGGTCAACGTCAGCCCGCAGCTGGCCCGGTTCGACGTCACGCTGCTCGGCGAGGGCTTCGTGGTGATCGCCGCCTTCGTGCTGGCCGCCGCCTCCATCTACGGCAAGCGGCTCTCGCAGCGCTTCGACGCCGTGGCCATGACCGGCGCCCAGCTGGCCATCGGCGGTGCCATCCTGCTGCTGGTGGGATGGGCGGCCGGGGGCAGCCTGGCCCATTGGTCCTGGGATGCGGCGGCGTTGATGGCCTACATGGTCCTGCTGTCGGCGGTGGCGTTCTCCCTGTGGACCATCCTGCTCAAGCACAACCCGGTGTCGCTGGTGGCGGTGTTCAACTTCCTCGTCCCGGTCTTCGGCGCGGTGCTCTCGGCCATCTTCCTGGGCGAGTCGGTGCTGGAGTGGAAGAACCTGCTCGCGCTGGTGCTCGTGTGCGCCGGGATCGCAATGGTCACGCGGGCGGTCGGCGCGGCCGCGCGGCCGGCCACGGTAACCGCCCCGTCCCGCGCGGCAGATCATCCCTGA
- a CDS encoding YihY/virulence factor BrkB family protein, translating into MGRLREAWRRLLATPGLGVVLRAIRNYVLHQSGNQAGSLAFSWLLAMFPLLILVSASAGFIGQPGQTAALVDQVLDYAPQVVRDAMQPVIQQVLAQRNQALLAIGVLTTLWTASSGMQAIRSALNRAYGIERGLSFWKARIKVTVFTVVAGAGVLAAFSTVIVMPYVWQLLEANTDAGRETLWLHNSVRYGAAFLVLVVVYALLYGWLPDIRQRLYTVLPGALVGAAMWVAAAATLSYTLRTAGKLALLYGSFAGVVATLVFLYISATTLIFGAEINGILREEVGPPGKEPSR; encoded by the coding sequence ATGGGCCGACTTCGCGAAGCCTGGCGCCGCCTCCTGGCCACGCCCGGCCTGGGGGTGGTGCTGCGGGCCATCCGCAACTACGTCCTGCACCAGAGCGGCAACCAGGCCGGCAGCCTGGCGTTCTCGTGGCTGTTGGCCATGTTCCCGCTCCTGATCCTGGTGTCTGCTTCCGCCGGCTTCATCGGGCAGCCCGGCCAGACAGCAGCACTGGTCGATCAGGTCCTGGACTACGCGCCCCAGGTGGTGCGCGACGCGATGCAGCCGGTCATCCAGCAGGTGCTGGCGCAGCGCAACCAGGCGCTGCTGGCCATCGGCGTGCTGACGACGCTGTGGACGGCCTCGTCGGGCATGCAGGCCATCCGCTCGGCGCTGAACCGTGCCTACGGCATCGAGCGCGGGCTGTCGTTCTGGAAGGCGCGCATCAAGGTCACGGTGTTCACGGTGGTCGCCGGGGCGGGCGTCCTGGCCGCCTTCAGCACGGTGATCGTCATGCCCTACGTGTGGCAGCTGCTGGAAGCCAATACCGACGCGGGGCGGGAGACGCTCTGGCTGCACAACAGCGTGCGCTACGGCGCGGCCTTCCTGGTGCTGGTGGTGGTGTACGCGCTGCTGTACGGTTGGTTGCCCGACATCCGCCAGCGGCTCTACACCGTGTTGCCGGGCGCGCTGGTGGGCGCCGCAATGTGGGTCGCGGCGGCCGCCACCCTGTCCTATACCTTGCGCACGGCAGGCAAGCTGGCGTTGCTCTACGGCAGCTTCGCGGGCGTGGTCGCCACGCTGGTCTTCCTGTACATCAGCGCGACCACCCTGATCTTCGGCGCCGAGATCAACGGCATCCTGCGGGAGGAGGTGGGACCGCCGGGGAAGGAGCCTTCCCGGTAG
- a CDS encoding RcnB family protein: MKAKTIVCSLAIASLGFSSLAFAQPAWRDANHDAREARQDIRDAQRDLRRADTPREAREAHQDLREAQRDLREARVDQRDERRDDFRARAPAFHRGDRLPPALRQNHYAVTNWRGHHLAAPPAGYQWFQVGTDYVLAAIATGLIANLVLGS, from the coding sequence ATGAAAGCCAAGACCATCGTCTGCAGTCTCGCGATCGCCTCTCTGGGTTTCAGTTCCCTCGCGTTCGCCCAGCCCGCCTGGCGCGATGCGAACCACGATGCGCGCGAAGCCAGGCAGGACATCCGCGACGCCCAGCGTGACCTGCGCCGCGCCGACACGCCGCGTGAAGCACGCGAGGCACACCAGGACCTGCGCGAAGCCCAGAGGGACCTGCGCGAAGCACGCGTCGACCAGCGCGACGAGCGCCGCGACGATTTCCGTGCCCGCGCCCCGGCCTTCCACCGCGGCGACCGGCTGCCCCCGGCGCTGCGCCAGAACCACTATGCGGTGACCAACTGGCGGGGCCACCACCTGGCCGCCCCGCCGGCCGGCTACCAGTGGTTCCAGGTGGGCACCGACTACGTGCTCGCCGCCATCGCCACCGGCCTCATCGCCAACCTGGTCCTGGGTTCCTAG
- a CDS encoding citrate synthase family protein, whose amino-acid sequence MDEACRLLGVRPQTVYAYVSRGKLEVMPDPADSRRSLYRAEDIAALARRKQAGRKHETLAANALFGAEPSIPTALCTFVRGRPYYRGQDVIGLARSATVEEVAQLLWGAVQAVDFSVAPAAREGKAGRVAAFTGLAALAATGHSTRGRLTRVLHTEGQGLVGQLATAFGARPGRQPLHTRFAQGWRQPAEVAGLLRTALVLLVDHELTSSAFAARIAASTGASLPACLLAGLTTLSGPLHGDASGRVQALIDEVERSGDDEVVARYLSTGSPLAGFGHHLYPDGDPRAAALLALFEPPPVIARFIRNVTHHTGLQPNIDVALAALVSHCRLPADAAFGLFATARSVGLLAHSLEQLGTAEVIRPRGRYVGPLPDAGPGARPPAP is encoded by the coding sequence ATGGATGAGGCATGCCGCCTGCTCGGGGTCCGGCCGCAGACGGTCTACGCGTACGTGAGCCGCGGCAAGCTCGAAGTCATGCCCGACCCGGCCGACTCGCGCCGCAGCCTGTACCGCGCCGAGGACATCGCCGCGCTGGCCAGGCGCAAGCAGGCCGGCCGCAAGCACGAGACCCTGGCCGCCAACGCGCTGTTCGGCGCCGAGCCCAGCATCCCGACCGCCTTGTGCACGTTCGTTCGTGGACGCCCGTACTACCGGGGGCAGGACGTCATCGGCCTGGCCCGGTCGGCCACCGTGGAGGAGGTGGCGCAGCTGCTGTGGGGCGCGGTGCAGGCGGTCGACTTCTCGGTCGCGCCGGCCGCCCGCGAGGGCAAGGCGGGGCGGGTGGCCGCCTTCACCGGCCTGGCCGCGTTGGCGGCCACCGGGCATTCCACCCGGGGCCGCCTGACCCGCGTGCTGCACACCGAGGGACAGGGCCTGGTGGGACAGCTGGCGACGGCATTCGGCGCCCGGCCGGGGCGGCAGCCGCTGCACACGCGCTTCGCGCAGGGCTGGCGGCAGCCGGCGGAGGTGGCCGGGCTGCTGCGAACGGCCCTGGTGCTGCTGGTCGACCACGAGCTGACCAGTTCGGCGTTCGCCGCCCGCATCGCGGCGTCGACCGGCGCGTCGCTGCCGGCCTGCCTGCTGGCCGGCCTGACCACGCTGTCCGGACCGCTGCACGGCGACGCCTCCGGTCGCGTGCAGGCGCTGATCGACGAAGTCGAACGCAGCGGCGACGACGAGGTGGTGGCGCGCTATCTGTCGACCGGGTCGCCGCTGGCCGGATTCGGCCACCACCTGTATCCCGACGGCGATCCGCGCGCGGCCGCACTCCTGGCCCTGTTCGAGCCGCCACCGGTGATTGCGCGCTTCATCCGCAACGTGACCCACCACACCGGGTTGCAGCCCAACATCGACGTGGCACTGGCAGCGCTGGTGTCGCACTGCCGCCTGCCTGCCGACGCCGCCTTCGGGCTGTTCGCGACGGCGCGCAGCGTGGGGCTGCTGGCCCACAGCCTGGAGCAACTGGGTACGGCGGAGGTCATTCGCCCGCGCGGGCGCTACGTCGGCCCGTTGCCCGACGCCGGGCCGGGCGCGCGGCCGCCGGCGCCCTGA